tgggcacCTGGGAAAAAAGTGTTGTCCAAAGTAGAGGTCTCCGCCTGGCCCACAAGTAACTCAGCGCCTCTGCCCTTGCCTTTCCAGACTGGCCCTCTAAAAACAGATCACAAGGCCCCTTCTGTTAACCTCCTACATCCCCTCACAGGGGCTCCTTTTGCGAGTgggtggggcagagctggggctgaggCTGGTCATCCCTGGGGCCAGCTAGAGGCCATGCAGGACATTGGGAGCAGGCCTGGAAGCTGGGACACACCTTAGGAACCCTTCGGGCTTGGGCAGCTGAGCTCTCCATCaaggcctcccccctccccccgccccaccaggcCCAGCTGTTGTTTTGATGACTCTGGGGCCAGGCGGATCCTCAGGAGAGTCCTCGTCTTCATAGCCTGGCCAGAGCCTGCCCAAccctgggcaggaggggcaggagggcggACTTAAACCAGGGGAAGCTATCCTTGGGCGCTGGGCGGCCAGCCAGGCTCCTGTCTGACTGGGTGCAAACAATCGGAAAACCCCAAGAACTCCTGCGGGATCTGAGCCAGCCACACACCGGGCTCTGCTCAAGGCCATGGAATGAGCCCTGAGCCTGTAGCCTGAACCCTGGTCTTTGGGCACATCTGAGTCCTGCCCCTGCTGGTCACACACAGAGCCCTGCTGGCAACACGGTATGCTATCCTTTAAAAGGCCTTTCAGCTACCCCTAGAATCTGGACAAATTACAAGAatcacgttttttttttaaagtagtatctatgcccaacatggggcttgaactcacaaccccgaaatcaagactcaCGTGCTCTatcaaatgagccagccaggtgccccaagaaacattCTGAATACACTGCTGGGCTTACAAGGAAGTATCTATCTTCGAGGCTCCCCCCagattaaaaacactaaaaataaagaaataaataaacagaagagtAACGAGCAGAAACCCAGGATGATGAAAGGAAACAGATGGGAAAGCAGGACGTCCCTGGACACAGGAAAGGAGAGATGCACTGGCAATTATGGAAGCCTGCACAGGACCCTCACTGGGCCCAGAGGGGGCATGCCTCACAAAAGGAATCTCCTCTGGAGGGGTGTGTCCTCAGAATTTTCACGGGCATTGGTgcgccccgggggtggggggggggagaggctgTCGGTTGAGCACCCACTTCCTGCTCTGGTCTTGGAGGGTTTGAGCCCTCTGCCGGGCTTTGCGCTGAtagaatggagcctgcttcagattctgtctccctctctctctgcccctcccccactacctctctctttctcaaaaataaataaacagggcgcctgggtggctcagtccattgagcatctgactctagattttggctcaggtcatgatctcatgattcatgagtttaagtcctgcattgcgctctgtgctggcagtgtggagcctgcttgggattctccctttctctctctctctctgcctctctcaaagtaaataaataaaccttaaaaaaaaaagcacaacttaaaataaataaataaataaataaataaacaaacaaacatttaaaaaaaccacaaagagtcctggatgcctgggttgctcagctgagtaagcatccaactcttgatttcagctcaggttatgatctcacagcttgtgagttcaagccctgcatggggctctgtgctgacagctcagagcctggagcctgcttcagattctgtgtctccccttcttctgtccctcccctgcttgagctctgttctctctcaaaaacaaacaaacataaaaaaaaaaaaaagaatttttacagGTACGAGCTGACAGTTAAAAATGAGGATCCATTCAAAGAAACAATATGAGAATCAGCAGAAACAACAAATAACAGATTTGGACCCCCAAAAAGTAAGAAATTGGAATTGTTAggtacagaatatttaaaaactgtatgtGAAATGTTCAAGAAATTAAAGCAAAGCTGGAATCCAAAAATTGAACATGCATGAAGATACCATAAAAAATGATGAGATTTGAATAAAAAAAGCAAGTATGACTTTTACATATgataataaaataacttaaaattgaATGGATGAGTTGATGGGACACAACCAGTGAATTAGTGAGctgaaagaagatgaagaaatcaCCCAGAACGCAGCAGAGACAGGAGgtggaaacagaaagagaagaactgacatggaaggagaagggaaaaggtgAAGCCAGAAAGGTGTCCCCAGAAAGACTAGGTACAATGAACCAGGAGGCAGACTTGGAGACCTAGAAAACGGTTGAGAAGTCTCCAGAACTGATGAAAGATATGAATCTGTAGGAACAGGAAACACAGTGTATACCGAATGGACAAGTAAGAACATATCCACGACTAGAAACACGCTAATGCCAAAGATTGCAAAAGACAAAGACCTTAAAATTATCCAGAAAGAACAGACAGCTTTCTTAATCTGGCACCTATCTAAACGCTAACCCTGACCGCCATCTCAGGCTGAGCCCTGCAAGCCTTGGGGCTGCTGGCCATCGCTAAGCTTCTGGAACCGTGTTCTTGGGCCGGTTGTGGAAGCCTCCCAGGCAAGTCTCACCACTTCTGGAACCCTCTGGAGGCCCGCTGACCGACCAGACATGGGGCCCTAAGGGCTGCCCTTTGGGAGGGAGCAGGAGCCCAGGGCAGCCAGTGACAAAAGCCAGGAAGGCCACCTTTCTCTGAGCCTGGCCATGCGCCCCTTCTCTGGGAGgcatctccctcctctctccaggctTCCCAGCCTCTCCGCGTCAGAGGGGACTGCGGGGGTGGGGACACCTTGGGGAAGGGCGGGCCTGGGTTCCGGGAAGTCAGGTGCCATCTCGCGGCCACTCGAAGCACTGCGCACGAAGCCCCGTGGTATGCCCGCGATTTCCGAGGACGGAACCTGGACGCAGACCCCGAGCTTGCCGGCCTGGGGCCGCCTTATGAGGGTCACGGGGGGAGGAGTTCGGGTGCCTCGCGGGATTCGGAGGTCGTGTCCTTTGGAGAGGCCTCTGGGAGGGGGGTCACACCCAGGCACAGAACTGCTCTTCCCCGTCGGTGTGGCGTCCCGCCCGCCCACGGTCGCTGGACCCCGGGTGGCGGCGGGATCCAGGGGTCCAAGTTGGGGGCGGTAGCAGCGGGCGGAGACGCCGGGCCAGGCGGGTGCGGGCGGCCGAGGCAAGCACGAGCAGCGGAGGCAGCGAAAGGAATCCGAGAACGATGAGCGCCGCGGCGCCTCTGTCCGAGAGCAGTGCGCGGCACGCGGGGCGGGGCGCCGGGTGAACCTGGGGGCGGGGCGACCAGTcaagcgggggcggggcctgggtaCAGGTGGACGGGGCGGGGCGCGCCGTCCTTGGGGGCGGGGCCCGATAAACGACCTGGGGCGGGAGTAGGTGGACCCGCCGGGGCCTGTGGTGGTCAGTGCGAACCAGAGGGGTGGGTCCTGGGAGCCTGGCCTGAGGTCTGGCGGAGTGGGGTGACTGGGGCTGGCTGTGGCCAGGCATTTTTGAGTCGAGAATGGGAGATCCAGGGCCCAAGCGGTAAGGGCTCAAATAGGAGTCTCTTGAGGGGAGGCTCAGAGACTTGCTCCCCGGTTGTCCCATCCccactttcctcccttctctgctctcccatGGCTCTTCCCTATGTTGGCATCTGACCTCGAGCCCCTACCCGTGCCTCTCACCAGCTGGTACCACCCTCTCTTCTGTGGCCCGGTGCTCAGTCCTCCGCCCCTGCTTTATGCCTACCGAAGGAGGACACTGAACCCATCTGCCTACATCCCCCTTGCTTAGACCAAGCTTTAGCCCATTGCACATGGGGAAAcccagcccagggcaggagggGTCTGTGAGTGGCTGGGGCGGTGGGTGGACTGGAGAACTTTGATGATATCTTCATCTTCTCTTCCTGGaacccctcctcttcccaccatGCCCAGCTGTCCAGACCCTGGTGGCCCCTGGTACAAAGCTAGGAGGcctcagggaaggggagggaactGTTCCCTCCCATGACAAACAAAAGCCCTTCTTttgctgtgtgtgtctgtgtgtgtgtgtgggggggggggttggaagaAGAAGGGGCTTTCCAGGGAAGGGCACATATGTCTCTGGGGACAAGGGGACCATGCTGGAAAGGGGCATATTCACCTACAGCCCCAGGGCCCTGCACTTCTGCAGGACCCCCCACTACCAAGGGCCCCagccagcccccaccctgcccatgGAGGGCTTAGCTCACCCTCGAGTGGCACAGGAATCCCAGGTACACGATGGCAGCTGCTGGCAGAAGGGCCAGCAGGAACACGGTTGCAGGCAGCAGCAGGTGCAGCAGGAGTCCAGCCAGGGCCTGGCCAGGCAGCAGTAGGGTCCCAAGGCCTCGAACCACCAGGCCTACCCACCGTGGGGACATCAAGGCTGAGGCTTGGCCGTCAGGAACCCTTTCCGGCAGCATGGGGGCTGTGTCCGAAGTGCTGCCTCCCTCATcttcctccatttccttctcctgTTCACTCATGCTCTCGCAGGCAACAGGCCTGGTGTGTTCACGGAGGTAGTCAGATGGCAGGACTGAGGCCCCCAGCATCAGCCCTAAGTCCCCAGGTCAGACTCCCACCCAGACACCAGCAACCATAGTGGACCCAGCTGGAGGACAGCACCCTGGTCCAGGTAGGTCCAGCCCTGACCATCAGTCTCCAAGGCCACAcccctgcctcagttttccccaatGCCAGGCTGGGCCTCTCTCTACCAGGCGACTACAGCTCCGGCTCTGGTCAGTGTCCCCAGCCAGCTCCTGTGTGTTCTGGGCAGGGCTTGCACAGCTGTCCTGGCACTGgggccctcctccctcctggtcCCGCCCTCTCCCTGCTTGGaactctccccgccccccccccccccccccccccccccccccaccagatttCAGTTCATAGGTCTTGACTCTGACAACTGCCCCATCAGTTACTGCTGTGTACAGGTGGCCACCCACACCGCTTCCCAGCCTTAGTCCCTGCTGGTTGTCCTCATTGCCAAATGAGGTtggcctctctcagcctcaggaAAACAGGGGAAACACTGGGTGCCCACACCACAGGGCTGTGGAGGAGGCATGTGGGCAATGCATGTAAAAAGGTGCTTGGTGTAGGACTCagaacacagtaggtgctcaataacaGCATCCTTTGCGTTGGAGTCTCATCCATCCTGAAAACAGTGGGAGCACATATTCTGTTATTTCAATTGGGGGGACGTATTCCCAGCTCCTCCGTAAACCCCAACTAATTTCCCCAAGTATTACTGAAATGCTCTGAACTCCTAGCAGAGCATTCAGCATATTAAACCCCACTTATGTAATTAGCTGATGTCTAACTCACGAGTAGGTTACCCGTGAGCCCAATGAACAAGGTGTGCAGCATCAGACACGAACATTTCCCTTTCACACCTTCTCCCACCGTTGGCTTCATCACGTCCAACTTTTCTTCTAACATTTTCCAGCGCATAGACTCCCTTCGGACACATGAGGACAGGGGAAGACGGCAGCGATTGGGCACCGCAGGTTTAAGGAATGCAAGCCTGAGACATGTCCCTGTGAGAAGGCTGCTTGAGGTTCCCCGCAGCGCATGCCAAGCCCTGTTGCCGAACATGCATGCGATTTAGTTGTTTTCACTGGCACACGCAGACCCAAACCTTACAGTagctcgtttttttttttattcagataaTGAATTTAGAGTAAAAAATGTTGCAGGTGATAATGTTCAGATGCAGAGTTCGGGTGGAGAGGGTACCTGCCTAATCTCTTAAACTCCGTCCTTTGCTCGGGTCCCTCTTGCAGTCATTCGCTCACGCGGTAAAAACTCAACACTGGCTGAGCTCCCTCAGTGTACCGGGACTGCCCTAGGCTGTGCGGACGCGATGGTAAAGGCCAATGTGGGCCTCTGCTCTGTAGGGACGGCTCTGTGTGGGGCCCTGACGAGGCTGCACGAGTTCACAGCTGAATGAGCTGCAGTGCTCCGGACGGACCGGACGGTGGCAGAAGCTGGGAGGACCAGCCTCGCCGCCGGCTCCCACTGACTCCTGCCTTTGGGAAGGCAGTTTCTAGGCTCATCTGGCTCTCAGGAGGTATGTGGTTTTCCACCAGGCCTCCCAGGGTGCAGGGTAGCTCTTTAGCAACGGGGTGCCCATtcaccccctcaccccaccccacgcCATTTGTCAAGCTTTTGCTCTCTTGCTCTTGTGGACTACTCAGGTGGTAAACTGTCCTCATCCACCCGGAACATTTGCTTCCTTACTGGCTGAATCTGTCAGCCTGTGTGATGTGCCCAAACGGAGACTTCAttctagaagaggaaggaaaacatttaaaataaagttaacacctatttttgTGGAGTGGTCAGTGCTAGGGACAAAATAAAACAGGGTCGAGCTTCTCCAAATCAGGGGTGAGGCTTGAGGGTTCTCTTGGGGAGGTGACATCTCTAGAGTGACTGAGGCTCAGCCGGTAAAGTCCATGTGGCTTGGGGGTGAGATGGGGCCACTCAGCTCCTTGCCAAAGACCCGCCCTTTTGGATCTGGCACAGGAAAGGCTTCTCTgtagggaggtgggggaagggccaaGGCTCTGCCgtgggggacagggcagggcctTCAGGACACCTCATCGCTGGGAGTGTGTGCGTGGGGACGGGGAGAGAGTGGCCATCCCAAAGCTGTACTGCCTCCGGCTGGCAGCTGGACAGGGGAGGCCGCAGGAGCTGGCTATACCTCCTTCTGTCTGGGCTCTGGACAGGTGGCCTCGGGCAGGGATCGGGGATGGTAAGGCATCCTCAGGCCAGGGCCCCAGAGTCAAGGCGACCGATCCTGGAGGCCTTACTCAGGCCCTTTACTGCAGCACCACTTTCTACCTTCTGGACTTGGCTCTTGGGAAAATCTCTTTGCCTGGGTCCCTCCTTCCCAGGACCCGAGGGATTCCTACTCCCCACAGCGTCAGCCAAGTTGCCTGGCATCCGTGGTAAGTCTTCTATCCTGGCATGGCATctgcgtgtgggggaggggtcccacctcaccctgtccccctccccagcctggaaTCAGGGGAGAGGCCAAGCTCCAGCCCCACAGGTGGCCGTCTTGGCCAGCGGTGAACAGGAGTGGAGGTGAGCAGCAGGGCCTGAGGGAGGGACCCAAGGAAAGGCGTGTGAGTGCCTCCCTGGGGGCCTGTCAGGGCACATCAGAGGCTGTGGGCATGTTTCTGCCTGCCTGGCCTTTGTCTCTGAGGAGGGAGCCCAGGCCAGGAGCCCCGGCGGTTGGCAGGGGAGGAAAGGTGCTGGGGCAGGGGTTGTTgccaggaggcagggctgggcgTCCCCTTAAGTTGCTGGGTGAACAGGGTGGAGAAGTGGCCCTCAGCCTGGCTGGGAGGCAGCACTGCTAACCCCCACAGCTGCAGCTGCAGCCCTCCAGCTTCTGGAAGCAGACACCCCCGCCTCCACACTGCCAGGAGATTCAGGAGAGGGCCTCCAGGGCGTGGCTTGCCCAGGAACTGCATGGAGGGGATATCCAGCTGGAGGACAGGCCCCCAGGGAGGACTCCCTCTAGGGGTAACTGGGAGCTGAACTGTTCAGAAGGCTAAGTGGTAGCCCGGTCCCctggggagatgggggggggggtggtggtggtggtgcggCAGTTCATATTGGCCTGGGGACATATGGGCTGGAGCTGGCCAGGGGCCTCCAGTATCCGTGAAGGATTCCTGTTCTTCTCAGATGGACTCCGGGAGCTCCCGGCCGGGAGAGCAGAACCCGACCGAGGCAGGGGCAGAGCGGGAACTGCGGTGGGTGGAGCTGAGCTCAGAGGAGGCCCTGGGAGCCCAGACAGAGGGGCCCAGCGCCCCACAAGCCTGGGGGCGCCTGCTGCAAGCCGTGTGGAGGGGTCACCCGGGCCTGGTGACAAAGCTGCTGCGTCAAGGGGCCAGTGTGGAGGAGAGGTGAGCCCCGGGGCCGCTCCGAGAATCTTTACCGGGGTGGAGGAGGTGGCAGGGGCCCCTTCACTGAGCGAGGGAGGCGGGGCGGCAAGGGCGCCTCTACCCGCAGGCCCGCCCTGGTCCACGCCACCCTCGCCGCCCGCAGGGACCCCGCAGGCAGGACCCCGCTCCACCTGGCCGTGCTGCGCGGCCACGTGCCCCTGGTGCGCCTGCTGCTGCAGCGCGGGGCCGCCGTGGGAGCCGCCGACCGCGCGGGGCGCACCCCGCTGCACGAGGCCGCCTGGCACGGCCACTCGCGGGTGGCCGAGCTGCTGCTGCAGCGCGGGGCCCCGGCCGCGGCGCGCTCGCGNNNNNNNNNNNNNNNNNNNNNNNNNNNNNNNNNNNNNNNNNNNNNNNNNNNNNNNNNNNNNNNNNNNNNNNNNNNNNNNNNNNNNNNNNNNNNNNNNNNNNNNNNNNNNNNNNNNNNNNNNNNNNNNNNNNNNNNNNNNNNNNNNNNNNNNNNNNNNNNNNNNNNNNNNNNNNNNNNNNNNNNNNNNNNNNNNNNNNNNNNNNNNNNNNNNNNNNNNNNNNNNNNNNNNNNNNNNNNNNNNNNNNNNNNNNNNNNNNNNNNNNNNNNNNNNNNNNNNNNNNNNNNNNNNNNNNNNNNNNNNNNNNNNNNNNNNNNNNNNNNNNNNNNN
Above is a window of Panthera uncia isolate 11264 chromosome C1 unlocalized genomic scaffold, Puncia_PCG_1.0 HiC_scaffold_4, whole genome shotgun sequence DNA encoding:
- the TMEM88B gene encoding transmembrane protein 88B — its product is MLGASVLPSDYLREHTRPVACESMSEQEKEMEEDEGGSTSDTAPMLPERVPDGQASALMSPRWVGLVVRGLGTLLLPGQALAGLLLHLLLPATVFLLALLPAAAIVYLGFLCHSRVHPAPRPACRALLSDRGAAALIVLGFLSLPPLLVLASAARTRLARRLRPLLPPPTWTPGSRRHPGSSDRGRAGRHTDGEEQFCAWV